In Nocardia sputorum, a single genomic region encodes these proteins:
- a CDS encoding nitroreductase family deazaflavin-dependent oxidoreductase, translated as MVPNPLPRLARRLAQQRWVMRTAPLVVRAERLIRRASGGRKGVLDLAGLPSVEVTVPGRKTGIPRTTSLLYVPRGADFVVLGSNWGSPTHPAWSANLRAAQTASVRHKGEHFVVTVREITGVERKPYWDLAVEFWPGYAMEYERSGGRLFRIFELRRVCD; from the coding sequence ATGGTCCCCAATCCGCTGCCACGACTGGCCCGACGCCTCGCGCAGCAACGCTGGGTGATGCGGACGGCGCCGCTCGTGGTGCGGGCCGAACGCTTGATTCGGCGTGCGAGCGGCGGGCGGAAGGGCGTCCTGGATCTGGCGGGGCTGCCGTCCGTGGAGGTGACCGTGCCGGGGCGGAAGACCGGAATTCCGCGGACCACGTCGTTGCTGTACGTGCCGCGCGGTGCGGACTTCGTCGTCCTCGGTTCGAATTGGGGCAGTCCCACTCATCCGGCTTGGTCGGCGAACCTGCGTGCGGCACAGACCGCTTCGGTCCGGCACAAGGGCGAGCATTTCGTGGTCACGGTACGCGAGATCACCGGCGTGGAGCGAAAGCCCTACTGGGATCTGGCGGTCGAGTTCTGGCCTGGCTACGCCATGGAGTACGAACGCTCCGGCGGGCGATTGTTCCGGATCTTCGAGCTGCGCCGCGTTTGCGATTGA
- a CDS encoding molybdopterin-dependent oxidoreductase: MRPWRGDPEPTPLIDNIASAQHHPTRIARPYVRRGWLQHGPGPGARGSDSFVPVSWDRALDLLAGELGRVYRQYGPEAVYGGSYGWASAGRFHHAQSQLHRFLNCLGGYVRHVNSYSLGTSAVFLPHVIGDIGWVTQQATAKSVLAEHSELVVAFGGLSPKNAAVSPGGVSRHNARGWIAAARARGCRFVSISPLRDDTPPESGGEWIAPLPGTDVAIMLALAQVLDADGLADEEFLREYTVGYDRFAQYLRGVVDGVVKDPEWAAAITGVPAGRIRGLAREMAAARTLVTVSWSLQRARHGEQPLWAAVALAAMLGQIGLPGGGFGHGYGSAASVGEPARVPAPRLPQGRNGVQVFIPVARIADMLLNPGRSFRYNGQELVYPDVRLVYWCGGNPFHHHQDLARLRTAFGRPDTVVVHDAFWTATARHGDIVLPSTMSIERDDYGVGEGDRSFFPMKALTRPHAEAWDDYRIFAETADRLGVGAGFTEGRSVTEWLRHLYERWRVEQSRAGHALPDFDAFWSGDVLELPVPDPEQVLAADFRADPDRYPLSTPSGKIEIFSATIEGFGYADCPPHPVWLEPEEWLGGAVAERFPLQLVANQPRTKLHSQLDVGAYSRSVKISGREPVRMHPSDAEARGLCAGEIVRVFNDRGSCLAGLVIDEGVRAGVVQLSTGAWYDPDPADPTFCRHGNPNVLIADRPSSTLSQGCAGQLTLVEIERYAGPLPDVAATMPPDMMGPEAL; this comes from the coding sequence GTGCGGCCGTGGCGTGGTGACCCGGAGCCGACGCCGCTTATCGACAATATCGCTTCGGCGCAACATCATCCGACCCGTATCGCTCGGCCGTATGTTCGCCGAGGCTGGCTGCAGCACGGCCCGGGTCCGGGAGCGCGAGGTTCGGATTCTTTCGTTCCGGTTTCGTGGGACCGTGCGTTGGATCTGCTGGCCGGAGAGCTCGGCCGCGTGTACCGGCAGTACGGGCCGGAGGCGGTGTACGGCGGCTCGTACGGCTGGGCCAGCGCGGGGCGCTTTCATCACGCGCAGAGCCAATTGCATCGCTTCCTCAACTGTCTCGGCGGCTACGTCCGGCACGTGAACAGCTACAGCCTGGGCACTTCGGCGGTGTTCCTGCCGCACGTCATCGGTGACATCGGCTGGGTGACGCAGCAGGCGACGGCGAAGAGCGTGCTGGCCGAGCACTCCGAGCTGGTGGTGGCGTTCGGAGGTCTGTCACCGAAGAACGCGGCCGTGTCGCCGGGAGGGGTCTCGCGGCACAACGCGCGCGGCTGGATTGCGGCGGCGCGGGCGCGTGGGTGCCGGTTCGTGTCGATCAGCCCGCTGCGCGACGATACGCCGCCGGAGAGCGGGGGCGAGTGGATCGCGCCCTTGCCCGGCACGGACGTGGCGATCATGTTGGCGCTGGCTCAGGTGCTGGACGCGGACGGGTTGGCGGACGAGGAGTTCCTGCGCGAGTACACGGTCGGCTACGACCGCTTCGCGCAGTATCTGCGTGGTGTGGTGGACGGAGTGGTCAAGGATCCGGAGTGGGCTGCGGCGATCACCGGCGTCCCTGCCGGTCGTATCCGTGGGCTGGCACGTGAGATGGCCGCCGCGCGCACGCTGGTGACGGTGAGTTGGTCGCTGCAGCGGGCGCGACATGGCGAGCAGCCGTTGTGGGCGGCGGTCGCGCTTGCGGCGATGCTGGGGCAGATCGGACTTCCGGGGGGCGGGTTCGGGCACGGGTACGGGTCGGCCGCGAGTGTGGGGGAGCCGGCGCGCGTGCCTGCGCCGCGACTGCCGCAGGGGCGCAATGGCGTACAGGTGTTCATCCCGGTCGCGCGGATCGCGGACATGCTGTTGAATCCGGGGCGGTCGTTTCGCTACAACGGGCAAGAGCTGGTGTATCCGGATGTGCGGTTGGTGTATTGGTGCGGCGGCAATCCGTTTCACCACCATCAAGATCTGGCTCGGTTACGTACGGCGTTCGGGCGTCCGGACACGGTCGTCGTGCACGATGCCTTCTGGACGGCGACCGCGCGGCACGGGGATATCGTGCTGCCGTCGACGATGTCGATCGAGCGCGACGACTACGGCGTGGGCGAGGGTGATCGTTCGTTCTTCCCGATGAAGGCGCTCACCCGCCCGCACGCCGAGGCGTGGGACGATTATCGGATTTTCGCCGAGACAGCCGATCGGCTCGGTGTGGGTGCGGGATTCACCGAGGGGCGCTCGGTCACGGAGTGGCTGCGGCATCTGTACGAGCGCTGGCGGGTCGAGCAGTCCCGGGCGGGCCACGCGTTGCCGGACTTCGACGCGTTCTGGTCCGGCGATGTGCTCGAGCTGCCGGTGCCGGATCCGGAGCAGGTGCTGGCGGCGGACTTTCGCGCCGATCCCGACCGGTATCCGCTCAGCACACCCAGTGGAAAGATCGAGATTTTCTCCGCGACCATCGAGGGGTTCGGGTACGCCGATTGCCCGCCGCACCCGGTGTGGTTGGAGCCGGAGGAGTGGCTCGGTGGCGCGGTGGCGGAGCGGTTTCCGTTGCAGCTGGTGGCGAATCAGCCGCGGACCAAGCTGCACAGCCAGCTCGATGTGGGTGCCTACAGCCGGTCGGTGAAGATCTCCGGGCGGGAACCGGTTCGGATGCATCCCTCGGACGCCGAGGCGCGCGGCCTTTGTGCCGGTGAGATCGTGCGGGTGTTCAATGATCGGGGCAGTTGCCTGGCCGGCCTGGTGATCGATGAGGGGGTGCGGGCGGGTGTCGTGCAGCTGTCCACTGGGGCGTGGTACGACCCCGACCCGGCGGACCCGACGTTCTGCCGCCACGGCAATCCGAACGTACTCATCGCCGACCGTCCGTCGTCGACGCTCAGTCAGGGGTGCGCCGGGCAGCTCACGCTGGTGGAGATCGAGCGCTACGCGGGCCCGCTCCCCGATGTGGCGGCGACCATGCCGCCGGACATGATGGGGCCGGAAGCGCTGTGA
- a CDS encoding LysR family transcriptional regulator yields the protein MVDLDLAALRAFVAVVEEEQFGHAAAVLGISQQAVSKRIAKLESQLGAELLDRGHGRSVPTDAGARLLPHARSLLAGAEAAARAVREQVRPLRVAVLGKRMAATELMEFYLARHPHSQTEIVISNMITTSREALGSGLVDAALARAYGGPVSLPDDIVAAPAYLEPLYLLVGKDHPFASRSMIALREIAGQPVWVPGAAVPSEWADFYRDLSAFSGIPIDTRGPLEGMAGIVERIAGSSSLTTFTGDGGQTPWHPNVRRLLIVDPTPAYPLALLWPAGNRHPGLRSLVEHVADNYNRDTAAACWVPEPDQALFGVPGAVAGPSCRPVPLRFPG from the coding sequence ATGGTGGATCTGGATCTCGCAGCATTGCGCGCGTTCGTGGCGGTGGTGGAGGAGGAGCAGTTCGGTCACGCCGCCGCGGTGCTGGGGATCAGCCAGCAGGCGGTGTCGAAGCGCATCGCGAAGCTGGAATCGCAGCTGGGGGCGGAACTTCTGGATCGTGGGCACGGCAGGAGCGTGCCGACCGATGCCGGTGCTCGGTTGCTGCCGCATGCGCGGTCGCTGCTGGCGGGGGCCGAGGCGGCGGCGCGGGCGGTGCGGGAACAGGTGCGGCCGTTGCGGGTGGCGGTGCTGGGCAAGCGCATGGCGGCGACGGAGTTGATGGAGTTCTATCTGGCGCGTCATCCGCACTCGCAGACCGAGATCGTCATCTCGAACATGATCACGACCTCGCGGGAGGCGCTGGGTAGCGGTCTCGTCGACGCGGCCTTGGCCCGTGCCTACGGTGGCCCGGTGTCGTTGCCCGACGATATCGTCGCCGCTCCGGCGTATTTGGAGCCACTGTATTTGCTTGTGGGCAAGGATCATCCGTTCGCGAGCCGGTCGATGATCGCGTTGCGGGAGATCGCGGGGCAGCCGGTGTGGGTGCCGGGGGCGGCGGTGCCGTCGGAGTGGGCCGATTTCTATCGCGATCTCAGCGCGTTCAGCGGGATTCCGATCGACACCAGGGGTCCGCTGGAGGGTATGGCGGGCATCGTCGAACGTATCGCGGGTTCGTCGTCGTTGACGACGTTCACCGGAGACGGGGGGCAGACGCCGTGGCATCCGAACGTGCGGCGTCTGTTGATCGTCGATCCCACTCCGGCGTATCCGCTGGCGCTGCTGTGGCCGGCGGGCAACCGGCATCCGGGACTGCGGTCTTTGGTCGAGCACGTCGCGGACAACTACAACCGCGATACCGCCGCCGCCTGCTGGGTTCCCGAACCCGATCAGGCGTTGTTCGGTGTGCCCGGTGCGGTGGCCGGTCCGTCGTGTCGGCCGGTGCCTCTACGATTCCCCGGGTGA
- the lexA gene encoding transcriptional repressor LexA, whose product MTGYDPLDAFEHLDTSTLPPRQQRILATIRDWVLRHGYPPNTREIGDAVGLRSASSVSKHLRNLEERGFLRRSRTVSRPIDVRMFLQAPARREVAEDSVAVPVVGDIAAGAPILAEEHADDVMTLPRELVGRGTVFGLRVRGDSMIEAAICDGDIVVVRRQQEAHSGEIVAAMIDGEATVKVYRRRNGHVYLEPRNPAYEVIDGDEAVVLGKVVSVMRRV is encoded by the coding sequence GTGACCGGATACGACCCGCTCGACGCGTTCGAGCACCTCGACACTTCGACGTTGCCGCCGCGGCAGCAGCGGATTCTCGCCACGATCCGGGACTGGGTGCTCCGGCACGGGTATCCGCCGAATACGCGCGAGATCGGTGACGCGGTGGGTTTGCGGTCGGCGTCGTCGGTGTCGAAGCATTTGCGGAATCTGGAGGAGCGGGGTTTTCTGCGGCGCAGCCGGACGGTGTCGCGTCCGATCGACGTGCGAATGTTCCTGCAGGCGCCGGCGCGGCGGGAGGTCGCGGAGGATTCGGTGGCGGTGCCGGTGGTCGGCGACATCGCGGCGGGCGCTCCGATTCTGGCCGAGGAGCACGCCGACGACGTGATGACGTTGCCGCGTGAGCTCGTCGGGCGGGGCACGGTGTTCGGGCTGCGGGTTCGCGGCGATTCGATGATCGAGGCGGCGATCTGTGACGGCGACATCGTGGTGGTGCGTCGGCAGCAGGAGGCGCATTCCGGTGAGATCGTGGCGGCGATGATCGACGGGGAGGCGACGGTGAAGGTGTACCGGCGGCGCAACGGTCATGTGTACTTGGAGCCGCGCAACCCGGCCTACGAGGTGATCGATGGCGACGAGGCGGTGGTGCTCGGCAAGGTCGTGTCGGTGATGCGGCGGGTTTGA
- a CDS encoding Sir2 family NAD-dependent protein deacetylase: protein MPDFVQTPLGAGFERLVGLLDGCRVVALTGAGISTDSGIPDYRGPSSPPRNPMTYQQFVGDPVFRQRYWARNHVGWRRMDGSRPNPGHRALARLERMGVVTGLITQNVDLLHTKAGHRRVIDLHGTYARVRCLGCALLVSRMSLADRLEAANPGFAEAVSTDGLEVAPDADAVVGDTGSFRMVDCARCGGMLKPDIVYFGENVPKDRVAAAYELVDAADALLVAGSSLTVMSGLRFVRYAARHGRRVVIVNRGRTRGDDLAALMLDAGCSTVLPALAERLQEIRVAAAPSAAHPAVGLS, encoded by the coding sequence ATGCCGGACTTCGTGCAGACGCCGCTGGGCGCCGGGTTCGAGCGGCTGGTGGGCTTGCTCGACGGGTGCCGGGTCGTCGCGTTGACCGGTGCGGGGATCTCGACCGACAGCGGGATCCCGGACTATCGCGGTCCCTCGTCACCGCCCCGCAATCCGATGACTTACCAGCAGTTCGTCGGCGATCCGGTGTTCCGGCAGCGGTACTGGGCGCGCAACCACGTCGGTTGGCGGCGGATGGACGGGTCGCGGCCCAATCCGGGGCATCGCGCCTTGGCGCGGCTGGAGCGGATGGGCGTGGTCACCGGGTTGATCACCCAGAACGTGGACCTGTTGCATACCAAGGCGGGGCATCGGCGGGTGATCGATTTGCACGGCACTTATGCGCGGGTGCGCTGTCTGGGGTGCGCGCTGCTGGTTTCGCGGATGTCGCTGGCCGACCGGCTGGAGGCGGCCAATCCGGGTTTCGCGGAGGCCGTGAGTACCGATGGGCTCGAGGTCGCGCCCGACGCCGACGCGGTGGTGGGCGACACCGGTAGCTTCCGGATGGTGGACTGCGCGCGCTGTGGCGGCATGCTGAAGCCGGACATCGTGTACTTCGGGGAGAACGTGCCCAAGGATCGGGTCGCCGCGGCCTACGAGCTGGTCGACGCCGCGGACGCGCTGCTGGTCGCCGGGTCGTCGCTGACTGTGATGTCGGGGCTACGTTTCGTGCGCTATGCCGCCAGGCACGGTCGTCGCGTGGTGATCGTCAATCGTGGCCGCACGCGCGGTGACGATTTGGCCGCGCTCATGCTGGACGCCGGATGCTCGACGGTTCTGCCTGCCCTCGCCGAGCGTTTGCAGGAGATTCGAGTGGCGGCGGCGCCGTCGGCAGCTCATCCGGCCGTCGGTCTGTCTTGA
- a CDS encoding PadR family transcriptional regulator: MALRNAVLAALLEGEASGYDLAKSFDASVANFWMATPQQLYKELERMAADGLITTRIVEQERRPNKRLHAITPAGRAALHEFIATQAKPTAIRDEMMVKVQGMDIEDAPTVRAAVADKLEWSKAKLARYERLRSRLLDGRSEQAYLAEAERVGPYLTLLRGISFEQENIRWAEFALAVIDRRIAARL, translated from the coding sequence ATGGCGCTACGCAACGCGGTGTTGGCCGCCCTGCTGGAAGGTGAGGCGTCCGGATACGACCTGGCCAAGAGCTTCGACGCCTCGGTGGCCAACTTCTGGATGGCCACGCCCCAGCAGCTGTACAAGGAGCTGGAGCGCATGGCGGCCGACGGCCTGATCACCACCCGGATCGTGGAGCAGGAGCGCAGACCCAACAAGCGCCTGCACGCCATCACCCCTGCCGGGCGGGCAGCGCTGCACGAATTCATCGCAACGCAGGCCAAGCCCACCGCCATCCGCGACGAGATGATGGTGAAGGTGCAGGGCATGGACATCGAGGACGCCCCCACCGTGCGCGCCGCGGTAGCCGACAAACTGGAATGGTCGAAAGCGAAACTGGCCCGCTACGAACGCCTGCGCTCCCGACTGCTGGACGGCCGCAGCGAGCAGGCGTACCTGGCCGAGGCCGAACGAGTCGGCCCCTACCTCACCCTGCTGCGCGGAATCTCCTTCGAACAAGAGAACATTCGCTGGGCCGAGTTCGCACTGGCGGTGATCGATCGGCGGATCGCCGCGCGACTGTGA
- a CDS encoding nuclear transport factor 2 family protein, giving the protein MHPFRAAVEARDEAAIEALLADTVVFTSPVAFKPYPGKAITAAILRAVIRVFEDFRYVREIADANGRDHAFVFEATVDGKQLTGCDFLHFDEHGKIDDFMVMVRPLSAAQALAVRMGEQFERIKAEAAAQFEGEAHGG; this is encoded by the coding sequence ATGCATCCCTTCCGGGCAGCCGTGGAGGCTCGTGACGAGGCCGCCATCGAGGCGCTGCTGGCCGACACGGTGGTGTTCACCAGTCCGGTGGCGTTCAAGCCGTATCCAGGCAAGGCGATCACCGCGGCCATCCTGCGCGCGGTGATCCGCGTGTTCGAGGACTTCCGCTATGTGCGTGAGATCGCCGACGCGAACGGTCGCGATCACGCGTTCGTGTTCGAGGCCACCGTCGATGGCAAGCAGCTGACCGGCTGCGACTTCCTGCACTTCGACGAGCACGGCAAGATCGACGACTTCATGGTCATGGTGCGCCCTCTGTCGGCGGCGCAGGCGCTCGCGGTGCGCATGGGTGAACAGTTCGAGCGCATCAAGGCCGAGGCCGCCGCGCAGTTCGAGGGTGAGGCGCACGGAGGGTGA
- a CDS encoding phytoene desaturase family protein, protein MSDYDVIVIGAGNAGLTAAATLQRAGVRTLLLERHNVPGGCATSFRRGRFEFEVALHQLSGVGVEGQPISLREGLFQQLGIADKLEFVREHDLYRAVIPGELDFTLPADWDSAIDAVEAEFPGHRDRVAKFFDLLKAVTFWQIAAMRGMPVEQIDPVLFEYGLRPLKVVLDEFFDDERLKVALGMYWTYIGQPPSKLRFQDLALTLYAYFEFKPWHVRGGSQAMSTAILDAFLAAGGEVRFNAGVEAVLTESGRVLGVRLEDGSEVTAPDVVSNASLPSTYGMLEGMDVPAEVRDDLAGRRIGVSGFVLHMGLDATPAELGFTTSTTFVNRDTDDDRTYNAWKSFEPARGICVSSYDVAPIGFAPTGATHVSLMTLQYADIWKNVAPSQYARTKFAYAETLLDLCETITPGIRDAIEEVDVATPLTMMRYLGHPGGAIYGYDQDATEGWLFRDSERRTHVPGLHLAGSWAGIGGFQPTLEAGARVARRLLRTKTA, encoded by the coding sequence GTGAGCGACTACGACGTCATCGTCATCGGTGCGGGCAATGCCGGCCTGACCGCCGCCGCGACGCTGCAACGCGCGGGCGTGCGCACCCTGCTGCTGGAGCGGCACAATGTTCCGGGTGGTTGCGCGACCTCGTTCCGCCGCGGGCGTTTCGAGTTCGAGGTCGCGTTGCATCAGTTGTCGGGCGTCGGTGTCGAGGGGCAGCCGATCTCGTTGCGAGAAGGTCTGTTCCAGCAGCTCGGAATCGCCGACAAACTGGAGTTCGTCCGCGAGCACGACCTGTACCGCGCCGTGATTCCCGGCGAATTGGACTTCACCCTGCCCGCGGACTGGGACAGCGCGATCGACGCCGTCGAGGCCGAGTTCCCGGGGCATCGCGATCGGGTCGCGAAGTTCTTCGACCTGCTGAAGGCGGTGACCTTCTGGCAGATCGCCGCCATGCGCGGGATGCCGGTCGAGCAGATCGACCCGGTGCTGTTCGAGTACGGATTGCGGCCGCTGAAGGTCGTGCTCGACGAGTTCTTCGACGACGAACGACTCAAGGTCGCGCTGGGCATGTACTGGACCTACATCGGACAGCCGCCGTCGAAACTGCGTTTCCAGGATCTGGCGCTGACCTTGTACGCCTACTTCGAATTCAAACCCTGGCATGTGCGCGGCGGGTCGCAGGCGATGTCCACCGCCATCCTGGACGCCTTCCTCGCCGCCGGTGGTGAGGTGCGGTTCAACGCGGGCGTCGAGGCGGTGCTCACCGAGTCCGGGCGGGTCCTGGGTGTGCGGCTGGAAGACGGTTCGGAGGTCACCGCGCCCGACGTGGTGTCCAACGCGTCGCTGCCGAGCACCTACGGCATGCTCGAAGGGATGGACGTGCCGGCCGAGGTGCGCGACGACCTGGCGGGCAGGCGGATCGGCGTCTCCGGGTTCGTGCTGCACATGGGCTTGGACGCCACTCCCGCCGAGCTGGGGTTCACCACCAGCACCACGTTCGTCAACAGGGACACCGACGACGACCGCACCTACAACGCGTGGAAATCGTTCGAGCCCGCGCGGGGCATCTGCGTCAGCTCCTACGATGTCGCGCCCATCGGGTTCGCCCCCACCGGAGCCACGCATGTCAGCCTGATGACGCTGCAGTACGCCGACATCTGGAAGAACGTCGCTCCCTCGCAGTACGCGCGCACCAAGTTCGCCTACGCCGAAACCCTGCTCGACCTGTGCGAAACCATCACTCCCGGCATCCGCGACGCCATCGAGGAGGTCGACGTCGCGACACCGCTGACCATGATGCGTTACCTCGGACACCCGGGCGGAGCGATCTACGGCTACGACCAGGACGCCACCGAGGGTTGGCTGTTCCGCGACAGCGAGCGCCGAACCCACGTTCCCGGACTGCATCTGGCCGGATCCTGGGCCGGTATCGGCGGATTCCAACCCACCCTGGAGGCCGGCGCGCGGGTCGCCCGCCGTCTCCTGCGCACCAAAACCGCCTGA
- a CDS encoding FAD-binding oxidoreductase, with translation MKHPLAARFDGAAEILAEIDARVPDTRDHLAETRATIDAYHPERLRLVVTDIIDETASTKTIRLEGLDKKQLPPFLAGQYINVFIDGTSRPYAISSSPARLTRYDLTVRRVRGGRVSNLLLDSARIGQVLTTTGPMGTFHHNPLFHGSAVVFLAGGSGVVPAMSMIREIAERGLDRSFHLVYGSRDASDIIFGPELNEIAAAHPGIHVDHVIAEPGTGWTGATGFLTAGTIARLAGELDGRMVYVCGPQALYPYALEQLTALGHPRKRIRFEANGAPTDPTVQSHWPTDVDPAAEVTVTAGSVSFRTPRNRPLLDALEDNGIRPEAACRSGECSLCRIRILKGEVHTAEEAKLRLSDAQFGYTHSCVAYPISDVELSL, from the coding sequence ATGAAACACCCACTCGCCGCACGGTTCGACGGAGCGGCGGAGATCCTCGCGGAGATCGATGCCCGCGTCCCCGACACCCGCGACCACCTCGCCGAAACGCGCGCCACCATCGACGCCTACCATCCCGAACGCCTCCGGCTGGTAGTCACCGACATCATCGACGAGACCGCCTCCACCAAAACGATCCGACTCGAAGGCCTCGACAAGAAACAGCTGCCCCCTTTCCTGGCGGGCCAGTACATCAACGTCTTCATCGACGGCACCAGCCGCCCGTACGCCATTTCCTCCAGCCCGGCGCGGTTGACCCGCTACGACCTGACCGTCCGTCGTGTCCGTGGCGGGCGCGTCAGCAATCTGCTGCTCGACAGCGCCCGGATCGGTCAGGTGCTGACCACTACCGGGCCGATGGGCACCTTCCACCACAACCCGCTGTTCCACGGCAGCGCCGTGGTGTTCCTCGCGGGCGGCTCCGGCGTGGTCCCGGCCATGAGCATGATCCGCGAGATCGCCGAACGCGGTCTGGACCGCTCGTTTCACCTCGTTTACGGCTCCCGCGACGCCTCCGACATCATCTTCGGCCCGGAACTGAACGAGATCGCCGCCGCGCACCCGGGCATCCACGTCGACCACGTGATCGCCGAACCCGGTACCGGCTGGACCGGGGCCACCGGCTTCCTCACCGCAGGCACCATCGCCCGGCTGGCGGGCGAGCTCGACGGCCGGATGGTGTACGTGTGCGGTCCACAGGCGTTGTACCCGTACGCCCTCGAGCAGCTCACGGCGCTCGGTCATCCGCGCAAGCGCATTCGTTTCGAGGCCAACGGCGCACCTACCGACCCGACCGTCCAGTCGCACTGGCCCACCGATGTCGATCCCGCGGCGGAGGTCACCGTCACAGCCGGGAGCGTGTCCTTCCGCACCCCCCGCAACCGGCCGCTGCTGGATGCTCTGGAGGACAACGGCATTCGCCCCGAGGCCGCCTGCCGATCCGGCGAATGCAGCCTGTGCCGGATACGGATTCTGAAGGGTGAGGTGCACACCGCCGAAGAAGCGAAGCTGCGGCTGTCCGACGCGCAATTCGGTTACACCCATTCGTGTGTGGCGTATCCGATCAGCGATGTGGAGCTGAGCCTGTGA
- a CDS encoding DAPG hydrolase family protein, which translates to MSRPRVFGARGYGRRRSGLARVTVRTGMPRVTAAMWDWWFG; encoded by the coding sequence ATCTCGCGCCCACGGGTATTCGGCGCCCGCGGCTACGGCCGAAGGCGTTCCGGACTCGCGCGGGTTACCGTCCGTACCGGGATGCCGCGGGTGACGGCGGCGATGTGGGACTGGTGGTTCGGCTGA
- a CDS encoding saccharopine dehydrogenase family protein, which translates to MPKIVLFGATGYTGRLTAEALIARGAAPVLAARNATALEKLAADLGGAEIAVADVTDPGSVRALLDRGDVLVTTVGPFLRYGGPALAAAVAAGAHYFDSTGEGPFIRSVFERDEEARKAGVGLLTAFGFDYVPGNLAAGLALREAPEAVRADIGYFMAGPGTSGGTRASMAGMLFEHGFALRGGRVVPERTGSRIRTFDVAGRARTGVSIPGSEHFALSRSASRLREADVFLGLPPAAARGLQVGSLLTGAVARVAPVKRLADGVLERVVKGSTGGPTPESRARTRSWAVAETFDDSGRVLASVTLTGGDPYDFTAAILAWGAQTALDDGLLAAGALGPVDAFGLDALTAGAADAGFDR; encoded by the coding sequence ATGCCGAAGATCGTGCTGTTCGGCGCCACCGGGTACACCGGCCGCCTGACCGCCGAAGCCCTGATCGCCCGTGGCGCCGCGCCCGTGCTGGCCGCTCGGAACGCGACCGCGCTCGAGAAGCTGGCTGCCGACCTCGGCGGCGCGGAGATCGCGGTCGCCGACGTGACCGACCCCGGATCGGTGCGCGCCCTGCTGGACCGGGGCGACGTGCTGGTGACGACGGTCGGGCCGTTCCTGCGCTACGGCGGACCCGCCTTGGCGGCAGCCGTGGCGGCGGGTGCGCACTACTTCGACTCCACGGGGGAAGGCCCGTTCATCCGCAGCGTGTTCGAGCGGGACGAGGAGGCGCGCAAGGCGGGAGTGGGCTTGCTGACCGCGTTCGGGTTCGATTACGTGCCCGGCAATCTGGCCGCCGGTCTCGCGCTACGCGAAGCGCCGGAGGCCGTCCGCGCGGATATCGGCTACTTCATGGCCGGCCCCGGCACCAGCGGTGGCACCCGCGCCTCCATGGCCGGGATGCTGTTCGAACACGGCTTCGCCCTGCGCGGTGGCCGGGTCGTGCCCGAGCGGACCGGCTCACGGATTCGCACTTTCGACGTCGCGGGCCGCGCGCGTACGGGAGTGTCGATCCCGGGGTCGGAACATTTCGCGCTCAGTCGCTCCGCCTCGCGGCTGCGCGAGGCCGACGTCTTCCTCGGCCTGCCGCCCGCGGCCGCTCGTGGTCTGCAAGTGGGCTCGCTGCTCACCGGCGCCGTCGCACGAGTGGCGCCGGTGAAACGGCTGGCCGACGGTGTGCTGGAACGCGTCGTGAAGGGCTCGACCGGCGGACCGACGCCGGAGTCGCGGGCCCGCACACGCTCCTGGGCGGTCGCCGAGACCTTCGACGACTCCGGACGCGTCCTCGCGTCGGTGACATTGACCGGCGGCGACCCCTACGACTTCACGGCCGCGATTCTCGCCTGGGGCGCGCAGACTGCGCTGGACGACGGCCTGCTCGCCGCTGGCGCGCTCGGTCCGGTGGACGCCTTCGGCCTGGACGCGCTCACCGCGGGCGCGGCCGACGCGGGGTTCGATCGGTAG